The sequence CACATTGAGATTTTCTAATATTTGAACAGTGTAACATATACCAATGCTCAACTTGGTGCAATTCTGAAACCCTAATCATGTACTGATGTTACCTGGTTGGCGAAATAGAGCCTTTAGTTATCACTCTGTAGCCCGAGAGATCATTAGTTGATGTTAAGTCACCAGGTTGATGGCGGTTCTCAGTTAATGGAGTGGACCACTTCTGGCTGCcatcttcacagaatcatagaatccctacagcgcagaaggaggccatgcggcccatcgagtctgcaccgaccacaatcccacccaggccctattcccatgccctgctaatcccccaacactagggtcaatttggcatgtccaatcaactgtgggaggaagccggagcacctggagaaaacccacgcagacacggagagaatgtgcagactccacacagacagtgacccaaggccggaatcaaacttgggtccctggcgctgtgaggcagcagtgctaaccacagcatCTCCGTGCTACCCATCTCCATCCTGGCCTGGACACCTTGTTGTAAAATTATAGTTGTTGTTCTCTACCCAGCCACACGAACAAAGAAGATTAAGAGCCTGACCCTGCTTTTGGGAATCTTCAGAGCATTGTTGCATTATTCTGATGCTTTTTCGAGCAGAATTGTGACTGAATGAAATATGGAATTTATGCAGTACTCAGGTAGTGTAACCGGGGCAATTCTTGTATATTAATACCTAATATTAACTCTGAATGTGGAATGCTTTATCTGTCATAGAACAAACTTCTAAGGATGTTACATTTATTTTTTAACACTCAATTTCTGTCCTTAGTTGCAAGGGTTATTGAAATGGTACGCAGCCCAATTCAAAGACCCAATGATGATGGACCCTCCAGCCTGGTTCAAAGCATTCATTCTTTGTGAAGCATTGCTGCAGCTGCCTTTCTTTCCTGTTGCCGCTTATGCTTTCTACAAAGGTCAGTATGGCAATTATTTACATTTGTGagtagtttaaaatgtatttattagtgtcacaagtaggcttacattaacactgcaatgaagttactgtgaaaatcctcgagtcgccacactctggtgcttgttcgggtacactgagggagaatttagcatggccaatgcacctaaccagcatgtctttcggactgtgggaggaaaccggatcacccggaggaaacccacgcagacacggggagagcgtgcaaactctacacagacagtgacccaagctgggaatcgaacctgggtccctggcgctgaggcagcagagctaaccgctatgccaccctgccgccccataTATTGAAAAAAGTACATCGAAGGAAAGAGTGTAACATAATCACTTGGATCCTTCCCAAGATGAGAAAATATAGTTCTGATGAGGAACTTGTTCATTGGAATGAGACACTgaagggcttgggtcactgtctgtgtggagtttgcacgttctccccgtgtctgcgtgggtttcctccgggtgctccagtttcctctcacagtccaaagatgtgcaggtcaggttgattggccgtgataaattaacccttagggcctgattttaccattttcattctaagtgctgaatctgggcacaattcagatccgacttggaaatctgttctcaggcgctcccatatgcactcagccagaaagaaaaatcatgggtccgaatcgtgctgtgggcggggcttagcgcgcccgaaatgatcagagctctgaactgcacatgcgcagttagaaaaaattttgaaaaagcgcgcccgtgtcagatcgctcccgggctgcagaaagcggcccgggagcgatggcccccacagacatcactgtcccccttatccacccacccccccccgctacccagaccgatcgcgacccccctgcccccttccctccccccccaccaatcgcccgcagagtggcagctgacccccccgccagagatccatctgcccccccccccaaccagtgagcgatcgggcctgcccccccaccaccgggGATATATCttacttgcccccccccccagagaatgatctggcctcactcccccgccccccccaagagaatgatctgacctcactcccccacccccccgaggaacatttgacccacctcctcctcccttctcaccagagaatgatctagccgccccccccccccctcaaccagacaacgatcggacctctctccccccccccccccccccggccaccagACAAAGATcggctctcccccccaccccaaccagacaatgatcggccctccctccccccccccggagaatgatctgacccgcacccccctccgccccccaacccaccgatctgagtcagggagctgttggaagctctgaattcgcctcttcagcagctggagcgcccgattcagacttttattcagcaggttcatttcggcgcgattctgGATCGGCGAactcggtggtaaagggggaaatgctgatatgttgggcgggcagttcattaattcaatttaaatgcatgcaaatgcacttaaatcgccgttgtgcccgtttcgggcgcgatttggatcgcggccattccttggtctcggtaaagtggtcaTCTGCGCGGCCgcggattgcgttaatggcctcacacccgaccttATCACGTTTTCGCATCCGACGTAATtctaaaatagggcccttagtgtcagggggattagcaggggaagtatgtggggttacagggatagggcctgaatgggattgtggtcggtgcagacccgatgggccaaatggcctccttctgcgctgtagggattctatgatcctgaagGAAACTCGGATTGAGAATGAAGCAAAATGATCATTAAGAGCTGGTGTGAATTGAAAAGATTGCTGCAGATACTCCTTGTTGAATGATAAATATTTCCTGTCATTCACACTGGCTTTGCAAATACAACACTCATGCTCATAATCCGGGATTCTCAGTCTCATGCTCTCAGATAGGATACTGGCCTTTATTAGCTAAGGtacagaatacaagaacagggaggctatgctggaactgtataaaatgctggttagtccacatctggagttctggtcaccacattgcaggatggatgtgattgcactggagaggatgcagaggggatttacccaggatgctgcctgggatggagggtctgagctataaggaaagattggataggatggggctgttttccttggagcagtgaaATTTGAGAGGGGACCCAATAGAGATGTAAAAGATTatgggggcatagatagggtgggtaGGAAGGCACTTTTTCTATTAGTAGAgcggtcagtaaccagggggcagagatttaacgTAAGAGGCAGAAGTCTAAGAGGGGAGTTGaagagaaactttttcacccagagggtggtgggagtctgcaaCTCACTGCTTAAAAGagtggttgagtcagaaactcttgtAACATTTAAGCAGTATTTGGGATAGTCACTTGTACTGTTGTAACCTCCAGGGTTATGGGCTAAATGCTAGAAAATGGGGTTAGTGTAAACAGCTCTTTGTTGACCAGTGTGGACACGCTGGGCTGAAAGGTCTCTTTCAGTGCTCTAAACATCTATGAATCCATATCTGCTGCATTTTCCTGTCAGAGCCATCCAGCACTGCAAACATTGCTGCTTTGGGCAATCTGTAGGTTTGCTCCCTTGTGTAACCATGTGTGCGGCTGCCAGCTTGTACCGACCAAGGGTTCCATCTCTGGTGCTTCCTATCATAAACCAAGATCAACCCCCAGCACGTGGGGAATTGTGGATTATGAAATTATATCCTGTCCCCTTCAAGACTGTCTCTAAAATTCAGCTCCAAAGAACAATCGTTTATATCATATGACATTTTGTTTTGCGTTGTAGTTTGTGCCTGGAGTAATCCACACAGAGTGAAGTATGATCAATAATACATTGTGTTTCTTTTCTATGCAGGAGGTTGCTTATGGATAAGGACACCTGCTATCGTATACTCCACACATGTGGCAACAACACTCATTGCCATCCTCGCACATATTCTGTTTAACGACTTCTCTCAATCAACCAACCCAGGCCCAAATTCCATGTCAGAACGTTTATCTCTCTTGGCTATTTACACTCCCTATTTACTAATCCCTGTTCTGATCCTGTTAACCATGCTGTTCGACAAAGGGTACAATCCCGACGGGGAAAAGAAGAAACAGTAATTGCTTCCACCCGAGAATCATTTTCCTTTTGTTTCCAATGTTCCATTTGGGTTTACTGTCTTGTAATTTGACTGCAAATTTTGTAATAATAGCACATTTTAATGAAATAAATGTGTGAAGATTGCTATCGCAGGACGGCTACTCTCTTTTACGGTCAGTTAAAATTGACAGGATCACAAAATTCAAGTTTTTGGCTTTGTGAGATAAGCAAGTGCACACAATACAACCTCGGGAGTCACAGGCTTTTAATCCATGTTCCCATTAATTTACATGTTCCGGATACTAACATACATCGATCGGTCTTGTCATTTGTCAATGGGACCAAAAGCGCTGAGACCAACTTATTCCAAATGTCTAGGTCCAACAAGTTCAAACCGAGCATACAGGCATTCCAAGTTGCCTGGACTTTGACAGTCAGATTTCCAATGCTTAGAGACTGCACGTGATCCCAGGATCACAGGTTCCACCCCTCTGGTTTTAACCCTTTTGGTCTCAGTAATCCATCTTCGACTCCTGTGCTCAGGGATTTAAATGGGCCTATTTTCCTGCCCTCAACTACCCGCCTTGCCAATCTATTGAACTGTTGGATCACCGTTTGAATAAATGTCAGAAGCCAAAATATTTGTTCTAAGCTTTGTCCATAAGGTTTGGGAAACAAAATCTATACAAATAATTTGTACAGGGGCTGAATTACTTAAAAATTGCATACCAGCCACATGATGTAGGTTCAGGAAGTTGGTGTATCTGGGCAGTGGGCAGACGTACAGCCACTATTCCTGTTCACTTGCACCTTGTTGCTGGATATGGGTGATCACACTGttctgacaaatacatgaataggatgggaatagagggatatggtccccagaagggtagggggttttagttcacatgcgcagcacggtcagtgcaggcttggagggccgaagggcctgttcccgtgctgtaattttctttgttactgATGAGCTCCACTACCAATAAACAGCATTTTCTTTCCTTCAACaaaaagaaccatagaacataacagcgcagtacaggcccttcggccctcgatgttgcgccgacttgtgaaaccaatctaaagcccatctaacctacttccatatatcatccatatgtttatccaatgaccatttaaatccccttaatgttggcgagtccactactgttgcaggcagggcattccacgccttactactctctgagtaaagaacctacctctgacatctgtcctatatctatcgcatctcaatttaaagctatgtcccctcgtgctagccatcaccatctgaggaaaaaggctctcactgtccaccctatctaatcctctgatcatcttatatgcctctattaagtcacgtcttaaccttctctctaacgaaaacagcctcaagtccctcagcctttcctcataagaccttcccaccataccaggcaacatcctggtaaatctcctctgcaccttgtccaatgcttccacatccttcctataatgtggcgaccagaactgtacgcattactccaaatgcagccgcaccagagttttatacagctgcaacatgacatcatggctttgaaactcaatccctctaccaataaaagctaacacaccgtacaccttcttaacaacccttctacgccctcatccaagtcatttataaaaatgacaaacagcagtggccccaaaacagatccttgcggtacaccactagtaactgaactccaggattaacatttcccatcaaccaccaccctctgtcttcttacagctagccaatttctgatccaaaccactaaatcatccccaatcccatgcctctgtatcttctgcaattgcttaccgtggggaaccttatcaaacgctttactgaaatccatatacacatcaactgctttacccttatccacctctttggtcaccttctcaaagaactcaatatggtttttgtgaggcacgacctacccttcacaaaaccgtgttgactatcccgaatcaaattattcctttctagatgcttataaatcctatctcttataatcctttccaaaactgttTATTCTATCTTAGTAATATGGATTATTTGATGTTTTATTATAGTCACGACCATTTCACTCACAACAATGTTCCTTGACAAAGTATTGATAGAGGCAGGTAAAATATTTGAGTATCACTGTTCTTTTAGGAACAGCAAAAACTGAGTTATGAAGTGAAGCTAAGGAATTGATTCCTCAGCAAAAATGTTTCAAAATTGATAATGATTCAAGTTAAAATAATGAGGATACGGCAAAGGCTAGGTTTGTACAAAGTCGACAAGAGAacgatttttaaaattgtttctaGTATGTGGGaaggttatttattattgtcccaagtaagtaccactgtgctaccgtgtctgtTATGTAACAGACGCAAtgagtttaaaaagtttaaaagtttattttattagtgtcacaagtaggcttacattaacactgcaataaagtgactctgaaaatcccctagtcaccacactctgacacctgttcgggtacaccgaggaagaatttagcatggacaatgcacctaaccagcacgtctttccgactgtgggaggaaaccggagcacccggaggaaacccacgcagacacggggagaatgtgcaaactcaacacagacagtgatccaagccgggaatcgaacccaggtccctggcgctgtgaggcagcagtgctaaccactgtgccatcccattgCGGGATTcattgaccagaattttaccggcatgcccgccccgattccgggcgaggctcggagaacgggaTTGTACAAACCTCGGGCCGGTAAaccctggtaaaattccgcccattgtctgTAACTAATTGGCCTAAAATGGTGGACAATATTATTAAAACACTGCAATCCTTTTGGCACTTGTTCAGTTGGGCCTTCTATAATTTCGACCCAGCAAAAACGATGGAGCAATGGTACATGGCCATAGTGTGGTctcggaggggaatttgcaagtgACGGTGTTACCATGTTACTCATACTGATGTTACAGTAAGTGTCATGAGACAGACTGCATTAAATACTGACTTTATTGAAGCATTCCCAACTCCCAGATCTGAGCAGAGAGCTCAGATTGGGACAAAGAATTACACATTCGATTGAGTCCTAGAATACAGATCTGTATAAAGGATGAAACCAGATTGATTGAATGTTCTTTCATAGTATACTCAACAACTCTTTATGtaacttttaaaaatgtgaacATAGCAAAAAATTAGAAAGAGATATTTCAATTGGCTGCAAGGTGTTCCGCCACAAGTATAGCTGTAGTGTGTCATACAATTGGAGAAATACTGAAAAATATAAATTTTGGCACTCATTAATCTCAAATACTATTGTAGGTTATAATCACAGCCAAATGAGATTCTGTTCAAATATGTTGGTCCTTAGAAGAGGATGGTGTTTAGTTTAGAAGACCACAGCATACTTTATTATTGGATTGATACAAATATCAATTGAAAGTCACTTGGACTGTGTTTCTCCACCCGAGTTAAATGTGAATAAATctattccattttttttttagGCAGAGCAGCTTTATCGTGTATTAAATATGCATTCGTGTATTGGATAATAAATAGTGAACTTCGAGATAGCTGTGATAGAGTTATGCTAATAACTTACCTCAGCAAAAGAGACTGAATTTTCTTTCCGACATTATGTTTGTAGTAATTGAGAGGGGAATCGATCAGGTTTGCCCATCTTCTCTCTAAGTGGGATGTTTGCAAGAATTTACCACACCGTGGCAGATCGAGCAGCTGGAGTGAACTACTTTGAGTGGAAGTGGCTCAGTAATAAAGGGATGTCTGTGCAGTGCTGGTTTTCACTGTACCAAAGCTGCTCCGTTTATACAGAGAGGATTCATTAACAATGGGCAGAATATAAGTGCAGTTATCATAAAATCACTTTCCCCACTTGGTGGAtgcatcacagaattcctacagtgcaggaggccaccatttggcccatcaagcctataccaacaacaatcccacccaggccctatccctgtaaccccatgtatttaccctgctcgcctcactgacacgaaggggcaattttgcataaccaatcaacctaacacaaacatctttggactgtgggaggaaaccggactgtgggaggatacagagcagccacggggagaacgtgcaaactccacacagacagtcacccggagccggaattgaacctggggtccctggtgctgtgaggcagcagtgctaaccactgtgccaccgtgacactaaATGTAGTCTCAAAActtctgcagtgctgagggatggggagggagacgGTAGCAATACTGAAAGTAAGTGAGCAATATTGAAACCACATTACTCATTGAAATAGACACCGAGAGGTCAACTAATTCACAGCCCAATGCCAAAAAACTGTTTGTATTTCCTGCAAACAATTCTGGCTAGTTTgctttgacaacaccaggttaaagtccaacaggtttatttggtagcaaatgccattagctttcggagcgttgctccttcgtcacgaaggagcagcgctccgaaagctaatggtatttgctaccaaataaacctgttggactttaacctggtgttgtcaaaactcttactgtgtttacccctgtccaacgccggcatctccacatcatagtttgctttccacatcattccttctaTCAGAGGCAATCACATTGTGCAGTGACAACAGAAACAGCTGTGATGGGTAAGGCACAGCTCCAAACATCAATTTTATTAATGCTGACAAAAGGACACTCAGTGAAAATTGTGTAGACACGATCTCACAAGTTAAACAAATTATTTATGAAcaataaaatataaaataatttgaattaacaaaatatttacaagtgaaatGATCGTGTTCTGATGCTTGCggaaatgttatttttaaaaagtcgGTATTAAATTTGTGCACTGCAAATTGCTTATGTAGTTCAAAGAAACCACGTACAAACCTGCATTATAGAAATAACTGATCCATATATATTAATTAAATAATCACACCTCATGTGAAACCACTGCTTTGATGGAATGTGTCACAATGGAATAATCACTGCAAACTTCACTGCATCAGGACAGCCACAGTGTTTTTGATTAGTGTCTCTTCTTCCCATTTCATTTCTGAAGAATGAACTGATCAATGAATTCATTTTGTTCAGCTTCTACTTTTGACAGTGCGTCATACTCTATCCGGTACCTGCAGAGAGAATGATCGCGTTACACACTGCACCCATTGTAGCATTTGTCTAAATGATTCTACATTTGTTACTAGTCTATTCTGGAAAAATAAGCTGCACCTTTTAAGCATTTCTAGAtatgtcaatatcttttcccaaaggtaggggagtctaaaactagagggcataggtttaaggtgagaggggagagatacaaaagggtccagaggggcaattttttcacgcagagggtggtgagtgtctggaacaagctgccagaggcagtagtagaggtggatacaattttgtcttttaaaaagcatttagatagttacatggataagatgggtatagagggatatgggccaaatgcgggcaattgggactagcttagtggttaaaaaaaggggtggcatggacatgttgggccgaagggcctgtttccatgctgtaaatcttgctttaaacctctatgaccctattcTGTAAGTTGATCATTGCTATGAAAGACTGCGCACATCAATAACTAGGCAATTGAGACAAAAAGTATAACTGAAACTTGATTCAcaatgtgtttttaaaaacaaaaatctgaGTTTATTTCTGTTGAACAAGAAGCACGGAGAAAATTTGAGTGAGAAAATATCAAAGAGCGTGCAGAGCTGTTTGTAAATaaagtggcaacacagctggCCTGA comes from Mustelus asterias chromosome 12, sMusAst1.hap1.1, whole genome shotgun sequence and encodes:
- the tmem97 gene encoding sigma intracellular receptor 2 — its product is MASCSRMLHCIFCFYFVTHIPITLGIDLQALLPKDLYPSALQGLLKWYAAQFKDPMMMDPPAWFKAFILCEALLQLPFFPVAAYAFYKGGCLWIRTPAIVYSTHVATTLIAILAHILFNDFSQSTNPGPNSMSERLSLLAIYTPYLLIPVLILLTMLFDKGYNPDGEKKKQ